A window of Quercus robur chromosome 12, dhQueRobu3.1, whole genome shotgun sequence genomic DNA:
GTTTAACATAACGCTCCATAAAGGAGTCATGGatccaacataaaaaataaaaaaaattgtccaaagaTTAATTTACCCCTTCCATTTGTCAGTTCCTGAATAAAATTTGACTGCTAATTTAGTCTTGGGCCAGAGCAGTAAATTTACTAAATTGTGATCATCCAATTGAGATAGTCACCTAAGGTACCATGTCCAAACAtaggtttatttttttaatataggtaCCTTCAATTGTCTGGAATCTGGATATccaatataataatttttttaaaaaaaagcagcctatgaaatatgaaatttgtGAAGTACATAAAAGAAGTGAAATTCCAAATTCTATAAAAATTTGGGTAATGATTCTGTCCCTAGAATTGCATTTTTGGATAATTCTACAGTTTATTAAATATTCGATTAAATTCTGAGGTTAAGTTGAATTCAAGAAACATACGATCAGCAGCTCATATAAGATTTGTAACCTCTGCTATGTGTGTTTTCTAGATTGCATATAGCCATACACTGCTACAAACAAGTGAAAGTCATATCTTAAATTGATCTACTGAGAGCTTGTCAAATTGTAGTTTTGATATTTGTTGATAGTTagaaagatttttttatatgatacaatttatataattaaatttattatgttcTTGGTGAAACAAATTCGGTTGGtgatatatttttcatttgtgTTCTATACCTTGAAAGGCATAGCAATAACATGCAAAAGGCTTTTGGAAATGAAGTGACCGGTTATGTTTTTGTGGTCTAGGGAACAGGAAGATGGGGCAAAGGTGGTGAGTGTTGAAAATTTGAGAAATCCATACAGAGATCAgtccaattttgattttagattcAAGTTGACATTGAACAAACTCTATGCATGGAGCCTGGTAGAGTATGACAGGGTCGTCATGCTCGATGCTGATAATCTCTTTCTTCAAAAGACTGATGAGTTGTTCCAATGTGGACAGTTTTGTGCAGTCTTTATCAACCCTTGCTACTTTCATACTGGCCTCTTTGTCTTGCAGGTAAATCGTAGTTCTCACTTAAATTTTGCTTAAATGTGTTTCTAAAAGCATACCCATTTTTGTAAgaaatattttctgaaaaataacaTCTTAGTTTCTATTTCAAGATTAATTTGATCATATTTTTTCTATGAAACATGACACAACTAAGGGAGTGATTGAAAAGGACTAGAGATTATGTTGTTAAAATTTAACATACTTTCCCAGACTACAACCCTTTTAGAAGCCTAATAATGCTAGGATGGCTTCTGGTCCTTGATGTTAATTTcctttttgaatttgtttggaATCTTACAGTGACTTCTCTAactaatatataattttccaaaaaccaaaaaagggcATTTCAATTGTTTTAATGCATGTTATTGTGAATCTGCTATTACAGCCATCAAAGGAAGTATTCAATGACATGGTTCATGAGTTGGAGATTGGACGAGAGAATCCAGATGGTGCAGACCAGGGTTTTATCTGCAGCTACTACCCGAATTTGCTTGATCGACCAATGTTCCATCCACCACTTAACGGCACCAAACTCGATGGAACTTACAGACTTCCATTGGGCTATCAAATGGATGCTTCTTACTATTGTACGTAATTCACAAAGAAATGTCTCCGATTTCCATACTTTAAACTTCAATTATTAATTCTTCTTGGACACTGCTCCTTCAAATAATGCACTTGTTAGTTTTGTACTTATCTTAACGCAGTTTAATCTTTTGTTGGCTCCAGATCTTAGACTCCGCTGGAGCGTACCCTGTGGACCCAACAGTGTCATTACATTCCCAGGTGCACCATTGTTGAAGCCATGGTATTGGTGGTCATGGCCTGTCCTGCCATTAGGCATTTCATGGCACGAACAACGTCGTCAAACTCTTGGGTAAGGTTCAGGTGCATTCTGatgatgcttctttttttcctccatatTTCGTTTGGACATATATCAACTCTTGGGTAACACCTAATATTTTGCTAccttatttcaaaaaatttgccCCTTTCATAGTTCATACACTGCCATTCCATGAAATAGTTAAAAATAACTGTAACACAAATTTCTTATACAGGTATGCTGCAGAGATGCCTGTGGTAATTATCCAATCTGTAATTTATCTAGGAATACTAGCAATGACTCGTATGGCACGGCCAAACTTCTCCAAGTTGTGCTACCGGCGATCTGACAAGAACATTTTCTTAATACAAACAGGCCTCAAAATGATAGCAGTGTGGTCAATTCTTGCCTCTTATGTATTACCCTTCTTCATTATCCCTCACACGGTTCATCCAATACTAGGCTGGACCCTTTACTTGTTTGGCTCTTTCACGCTTTGCTCCGTAGCAATTAATACATTTTTACTACCAATGATAGCGGTTTTGATCCCGTGGATTGGGTTCTTTGGGACCCTTTTGGTCATGGCATATCCTTGGTACCCTGATGGGGTTGTAAGAGCTCTAGCGGTATTTGGATATGCATTTTGTAGTGCACCATTCTTGTGGATATCAATTGTTAAGATAATGACAAGCCTTCAAGTCTCACTTGAAAGGGATGCTTTCTTTCCAAAATTGGGTGAATCTGCGCCACCTTCTGGGTTTAACAAGTTATATTAACAGATACTGCTCTGAATCCTTCATTACCTGAGACTAAGAAGGCACTCTTTTTGGCCAAAATGAACTGATATTGAAGATGCTTGTGGATAGAAATGGGACAGAAATTTGTTTTGCACGGGCTTTCGTGGTTTTCTGGGGCACTCAAATTGTTTCCATGCATTAAGCCAGAGGGGGGACATATTTCACACTCCCAAGGGAACGTTGGCAATGTAATTATACATGattttcataattaaatttGTTGCATTGTTCTGGCTCTGCTTTTTTGTGAATTGTGTCAACATTCGTTAGctctttgttttcattttcttccttgCCTTCTGGCTAAGCAATATTTGGTAGCGTTAGTAGAAAGAGTGACAGTTGAATATAGGAGAATGTTCAGTATAACAAGACAATGCAATAGGCCATTTGGTCTTGtacaaaattaaattacttCTTTATAATGgctatttttcatttatttatttatttttactgttaCTAATGTCAGGAATGAGGTTCAAATAAGAAACTTAGAGACAAGGAGGAAAGGGGTGGGTTGGGGGGCTTAGGTCCCATTTGATAAGAGAtttttagtaatgttgtttgtattttttgaaaatacgtgtaggAGGAAAGG
This region includes:
- the LOC126708034 gene encoding putative glucuronosyltransferase PGSIP8 isoform X3, with the protein product MARKVHDGEDGAKVVSVENLRNPYRDQSNFDFRFKLTLNKLYAWSLVEYDRVVMLDADNLFLQKTDELFQCGQFCAVFINPCYFHTGLFVLQPSKEVFNDMVHELEIGRENPDGADQGFICSYYPNLLDRPMFHPPLNGTKLDGTYRLPLGYQMDASYYYLRLRWSVPCGPNSVITFPGAPLLKPWYWWSWPVLPLGISWHEQRRQTLGYAAEMPVVIIQSVIYLGILAMTRMARPNFSKLCYRRSDKNIFLIQTGLKMIAVWSILASYVLPFFIIPHTVHPILGWTLYLFGSFTLCSVAINTFLLPMIAVLIPWIGFFGTLLVMAYPWYPDGVVRALAVFGYAFCSAPFLWISIVKIMTSLQVSLERDAFFPKLGESAPPSGFNKLY
- the LOC126708034 gene encoding putative glucuronosyltransferase PGSIP8 isoform X5, with the protein product MGEQEDGAKVVSVENLRNPYRDQSNFDFRFKLTLNKLYAWSLVEYDRVVMLDADNLFLQKTDELFQCGQFCAVFINPCYFHTGLFVLQPSKEVFNDMVHELEIGRENPDGADQGFICSYYPNLLDRPMFHPPLNGTKLDGTYRLPLGYQMDASYYYLRLRWSVPCGPNSVITFPGAPLLKPWYWWSWPVLPLGISWHEQRRQTLGYAAEMPVVIIQSVIYLGILAMTRMARPNFSKLCYRRSDKNIFLIQTGLKMIAVWSILASYVLPFFIIPHTVHPILGWTLYLFGSFTLCSVAINTFLLPMIAVLIPWIGFFGTLLVMAYPWYPDGVVRALAVFGYAFCSAPFLWISIVKIMTSLQVSLERDAFFPKLGESAPPSGFNKLY
- the LOC126708034 gene encoding putative glucuronosyltransferase PGSIP8 isoform X2; the protein is MGRRERQKRKFDAGFLVLVVVVVVLSVVKETTASPTEKKRNAYATMLYMGTPRDYEFYVATRVMLRSLADLNVDADLVVIAALDVPRRWVRALEQEDGAKVVSVENLRNPYRDQSNFDFRFKLTLNKLYAWSLVEYDRVVMLDADNLFLQKTDELFQCGQFCAVFINPCYFHTGLFVLQPSKEVFNDMVHELEIGRENPDGADQGFICSYYPNLLDRPMFHPPLNGTKLDGTYRLPLGYQMDASYYYLRLRWSVPCGPNSVITFPGAPLLKPWYWWSWPVLPLGISWHEQRRQTLGYAAEMPVVIIQSVIYLGILAMTRMARPNFSKLCYRRSDKNIFLIQTGLKMIAVWSILASYVLPFFIIPHTVHPILGWTLYLFGSFTLCSVAINTFLLPMIAVLIPWIGFFGTLLVMAYPWYPDGVVRALAVFGYAFCSAPFLWISIVKIMTSLQVSLERDAFFPKLGESAPPSGFNKLY
- the LOC126708034 gene encoding putative glucuronosyltransferase PGSIP8 isoform X1 → MGQKENKIVGFMGLLLLLVLTAKYETTLVSGEEEPAQASPQKHKNAYATMMYMRGQRDYEFFVGIRVMLRSLAGLHVDADRVVIASKDVPVSWVQALEQEDGAKVVSVENLRNPYRDQSNFDFRFKLTLNKLYAWSLVEYDRVVMLDADNLFLQKTDELFQCGQFCAVFINPCYFHTGLFVLQPSKEVFNDMVHELEIGRENPDGADQGFICSYYPNLLDRPMFHPPLNGTKLDGTYRLPLGYQMDASYYYLRLRWSVPCGPNSVITFPGAPLLKPWYWWSWPVLPLGISWHEQRRQTLGYAAEMPVVIIQSVIYLGILAMTRMARPNFSKLCYRRSDKNIFLIQTGLKMIAVWSILASYVLPFFIIPHTVHPILGWTLYLFGSFTLCSVAINTFLLPMIAVLIPWIGFFGTLLVMAYPWYPDGVVRALAVFGYAFCSAPFLWISIVKIMTSLQVSLERDAFFPKLGESAPPSGFNKLY
- the LOC126708034 gene encoding putative glucuronosyltransferase PGSIP8 isoform X4 → MGPSTEDGAKVVSVENLRNPYRDQSNFDFRFKLTLNKLYAWSLVEYDRVVMLDADNLFLQKTDELFQCGQFCAVFINPCYFHTGLFVLQPSKEVFNDMVHELEIGRENPDGADQGFICSYYPNLLDRPMFHPPLNGTKLDGTYRLPLGYQMDASYYYLRLRWSVPCGPNSVITFPGAPLLKPWYWWSWPVLPLGISWHEQRRQTLGYAAEMPVVIIQSVIYLGILAMTRMARPNFSKLCYRRSDKNIFLIQTGLKMIAVWSILASYVLPFFIIPHTVHPILGWTLYLFGSFTLCSVAINTFLLPMIAVLIPWIGFFGTLLVMAYPWYPDGVVRALAVFGYAFCSAPFLWISIVKIMTSLQVSLERDAFFPKLGESAPPSGFNKLY